The stretch of DNA AGAGCTAGCACAATCCGTCCTGTGACGCAACGTTATAGGATTTAAAATGATGTGTTCTTTTAAGAATGCGCGGGGCATTACACGTGCCTTGCGTGGTAGTTGGCATGGGCGTTATGGACTTACTCATTGCCCCGCTCATGATGATAGGCTGTTATTCCTTAATAAATTGGCGTACCTTATAAATTACACTCACTAACGTCCTTAAGAAGTTCTAAAACATCAAGAGAAAATTGGCTATACAAAAAACTCAAGTGTCAATAACAATCCCCTGCTCTGTTTTTTCGATTAAAGCACCAAGCTTTCCTTCTATTTACAGTTTCTATTCAATATGGAGTGAAGCAAAATCATTTTTGTTAGCGTATTCTAACAATCCAAGTTTTTGATTTTCTGTATCTTGTAATCACGAGAAACTCATAAATATGCACAAAATTGTATCATATTAAGTAAAAATATTAATTTAGATCAAAATTAATATTTTATCCCATAAAATAATGTGAATTAAATTATAAGTTTTTTATATGTAAACAACAATCATGTTTTGGATATGAAAATGCAAGATAGATAGAAAATATCTATTCTAACAGTACCTATTGAAGAAATAGTCAAAATGTATTACATTAGAATTATTTTGTAACACATTAAGAGGTAATAAAATGGCTGAGACGACATTTACCTTTCGCGTTGATGATGTATTGAAAAATGAATTTTCCAAAGCAGCAAAAGCGTGTGATAGATCTGGTGCACAATTGTTGCGAGATTATATGCGCGATATCGTAAAAGAACAAAAAGAAAGAAGTGCACACGATTTATGGTTTCGGGAACAGGTTCAATTAGGGATAAATTCTGCTAATGCAGGCGATATAATATCTTCTGAGGAAATCGAAGCAGAAGCAAAGGAATGGCGCTTAAAAATACAAAGTAAACTAGATAGATCAACTTTATGAAGCTAATTTGGACACAAGTAGCACGCGTTGACCGCAAAAAGATACGTGAATACATATCACAAAATAATCCTTCTGCTGCCTTAAAGTTTGATCA from Bartonella tribocorum CIP 105476 encodes:
- a CDS encoding CopG family ribbon-helix-helix protein, whose translation is MAETTFTFRVDDVLKNEFSKAAKACDRSGAQLLRDYMRDIVKEQKERSAHDLWFREQVQLGINSANAGDIISSEEIEAEAKEWRLKIQSKLDRSTL